From the genome of candidate division KSB1 bacterium, one region includes:
- a CDS encoding Gfo/Idh/MocA family oxidoreductase has protein sequence MPQTLKLGIVGAGFIAKFQARAIMQIRNVEIAGVVSRTAASAQAFSKMIKDSGIGAGTVYSDVAEMANHVDAIAVYSPNFTRVEIVEKIVDAVKKGAALKGLICEKPLARNVKEARRIVDLANEAKLKTAYFENQIFMKPIRTQLQQLAPQQKTMGPLVLVRSAEEHGGPHEPWFWDPTRQGGGVLSDMGCHSIAVGWYCLTPLGKPLTFLQPVSISADCSLLKWGQKLWREKLMQKMGVDYGKTPAEDFATGMITFKNPETGQLVKAQFTDSWMFEKQGLRLFMDGMGPGYAFEVNTLNSSLQLFIGDAAVEAVADAETALEKATASRGLLAVQYNEPDLYGYTDENEEAANAFLAGRDGFLPSSYGLEITRLCMAGYMAAERKKTIDLTDPSVQKELETYVPLIQQGKGAEVLYEK, from the coding sequence ATGCCCCAGACCCTCAAGCTCGGCATCGTCGGCGCCGGCTTCATCGCAAAATTTCAAGCCCGCGCGATTATGCAGATTCGTAACGTCGAAATCGCTGGCGTGGTGTCACGCACGGCGGCTTCGGCGCAGGCATTTTCAAAAATGATCAAAGACAGCGGCATCGGTGCAGGAACGGTTTATTCCGATGTCGCGGAAATGGCAAATCATGTTGATGCCATCGCGGTTTATTCGCCGAATTTCACCCGTGTCGAGATCGTCGAGAAAATCGTTGACGCCGTCAAGAAAGGCGCGGCGTTGAAGGGATTGATTTGCGAAAAGCCGTTGGCGCGCAACGTTAAAGAGGCGCGGCGCATCGTTGATCTGGCGAATGAAGCGAAACTCAAAACCGCGTATTTTGAGAATCAAATTTTCATGAAGCCGATTCGCACGCAATTGCAGCAGCTTGCGCCACAGCAAAAAACCATGGGCCCGCTCGTGCTCGTGCGCTCGGCGGAGGAACATGGCGGCCCGCACGAGCCGTGGTTTTGGGATCCAACACGACAGGGCGGCGGCGTGCTGTCGGACATGGGTTGCCACAGCATCGCGGTCGGATGGTATTGCCTCACGCCGCTCGGCAAGCCGCTGACGTTTTTGCAGCCGGTTTCGATTTCCGCGGATTGCTCGCTGCTCAAATGGGGACAAAAACTCTGGCGCGAGAAGCTTATGCAAAAAATGGGCGTGGACTACGGCAAAACGCCGGCGGAAGATTTCGCCACCGGCATGATCACCTTCAAAAATCCGGAAACTGGCCAGCTCGTCAAAGCGCAATTCACCGACTCGTGGATGTTCGAGAAACAAGGCCTTCGGCTTTTCATGGATGGCATGGGCCCGGGCTATGCGTTCGAAGTGAACACCCTCAACTCATCGCTGCAACTTTTTATCGGCGATGCCGCCGTTGAAGCGGTTGCGGATGCGGAAACCGCGCTCGAAAAAGCGACGGCTTCGCGCGGTTTGCTGGCGGTGCAATATAATGAACCGGATTTGTACGGCTACACCGATGAGAACGAAGAAGCCGCCAATGCTTTTCTCGCCGGACGCGATGGGTTTTTGCCCTCGAGCTACGGCCTCGAAATTACCAGGCTCTGCATGGCCGGCTACATGGCGGCCGAGCGCAAAAAGACGATTGATCTCACTGATCCGTCGGTGCAAAAAGAGCTCGAGACTTACGTGCCGCTGATTCAACAGGGCAAAGGCGCGGAAGTGCTGTACGAGAAGTGA
- a CDS encoding PDZ domain-containing protein: MKPRLRNGMIIAATILSAAGAGQAQNPAVRYQLGMSQPHTHLFEVEITIEGLNKNEKSIEFIMPVWRSGRYVIFDFAGGVQEFAAEANGAALSWRKIDKSTWRVENNGSAKVTVRYKVFANEFELRTRGLNDRHGFVDGSAVFMYVEKFRRLPLTLKVIPFGDWHVTTGLEAVAGQKNLFRAPNYDYLADCPLEIGTHKDFDFEAGGKPHRLMIFGEGNWEASKLIEDLKKIVKTCKEFWGELPYEHYTFMLHCTPAGGGGTEHINSTIMGVRPYIFREAASYRGFIGLAMHEFFHTWNVKQLRPAGIHPYDFTKENYTEELWLAEGGTDYYTMILTRRADFNSVERTLESLATMIRNAYARPGRRVQSLAESSFDAWIKLWKNSPNSYNAEVDYYDKGAEFSLLLDLEIRQRSENRASLDDAMRALYKRFPLGKKGYTNAEVQKIAEELTGSSFAEFFADYLYGKKEIDFAKFLAYAGLEVSEKKRDNAAPDLGLVTAQTGERTMVRRVIAGSAAYAAGLDYNDELLALNGKRVRSNDLNERLKDYKPGDNVTLTVFRDDQLRHFEVTLQAPAPEYQVQRVKEPNSLQKMIYSSWLNAEWPEEKTGN, translated from the coding sequence ATGAAACCTCGACTCCGGAATGGCATGATCATCGCAGCCACAATTTTATCCGCAGCCGGCGCCGGCCAGGCGCAAAATCCCGCCGTGCGTTACCAGCTCGGCATGAGCCAGCCGCATACGCATTTGTTTGAAGTTGAAATCACCATTGAGGGCTTGAACAAAAATGAAAAATCAATTGAGTTCATCATGCCGGTGTGGCGCTCCGGCCGTTACGTGATTTTCGATTTTGCCGGCGGCGTGCAAGAGTTTGCGGCCGAGGCCAATGGCGCGGCATTGTCTTGGCGCAAGATCGACAAATCAACCTGGCGCGTGGAAAATAACGGCAGTGCCAAAGTGACGGTGCGCTACAAAGTTTTTGCCAACGAGTTCGAGCTGCGCACGCGCGGCCTCAATGATCGCCACGGCTTCGTCGACGGCAGCGCGGTTTTCATGTACGTCGAAAAATTTCGCCGGCTGCCGCTGACGCTAAAAGTCATTCCGTTCGGCGATTGGCATGTGACCACCGGCCTCGAGGCGGTGGCCGGACAGAAAAATCTCTTTCGCGCGCCGAATTATGATTATCTCGCCGATTGCCCGCTGGAGATCGGCACGCACAAGGATTTTGATTTCGAAGCCGGGGGCAAGCCGCATCGCTTGATGATTTTTGGCGAGGGCAATTGGGAAGCGTCGAAGCTCATTGAAGATCTCAAAAAAATCGTCAAAACCTGCAAAGAGTTTTGGGGTGAGCTGCCGTATGAGCATTACACCTTCATGCTGCATTGCACACCGGCGGGCGGCGGCGGCACCGAGCATATCAACTCGACCATCATGGGGGTGCGGCCTTATATTTTTCGCGAGGCGGCGAGTTATCGCGGTTTCATCGGCCTGGCGATGCACGAGTTTTTTCACACCTGGAACGTCAAGCAACTGCGGCCCGCCGGCATTCATCCGTATGATTTCACCAAGGAAAATTACACCGAAGAGTTGTGGCTGGCCGAAGGCGGCACCGATTACTACACGATGATCCTGACGCGGCGGGCGGATTTCAATTCAGTCGAGCGGACGCTCGAATCGTTGGCGACGATGATTCGCAACGCTTATGCGCGCCCCGGACGCCGCGTGCAGTCTTTGGCCGAATCGAGTTTTGACGCCTGGATCAAGCTTTGGAAAAATTCGCCAAATTCGTACAACGCCGAAGTCGATTATTACGATAAAGGCGCGGAGTTCAGCTTGCTGCTCGATCTCGAAATTCGCCAGCGCTCCGAAAACCGCGCCTCGCTCGACGACGCCATGCGCGCGCTCTACAAAAGATTTCCGCTCGGCAAAAAAGGCTACACCAACGCCGAGGTGCAGAAAATCGCGGAGGAATTGACCGGCAGCTCCTTCGCGGAATTTTTTGCCGATTATCTTTATGGAAAAAAGGAAATCGATTTTGCCAAATTTCTCGCGTACGCCGGCTTGGAAGTGAGCGAAAAAAAACGCGACAACGCTGCGCCGGATTTGGGCCTCGTCACGGCGCAAACCGGCGAGCGCACGATGGTTCGGCGCGTGATCGCCGGTTCCGCTGCGTATGCCGCCGGCCTGGATTATAACGACGAGCTTTTGGCGTTGAACGGCAAGCGCGTCCGCAGCAATGACCTGAATGAACGCCTGAAAGATTACAAGCCGGGCGACAATGTGACCCTCACGGTTTTTCGCGACGATCAATTGCGACATTTTGAAGTGACGCTGCAAGCGCCGGCGCCGGAGTATCAAGTGCAGCGCGTCAAAGAGCCGAATTCACTGCAGAAAATGATTTACAGTTCGTGGCTGAACGCCGAATGGCCGGAGGAAAAAACGGGAAATTGA
- a CDS encoding M67 family metallopeptidase, with translation MPISFEKSHLAEIQRHGEATYPQECCGFLLGRAEADRRIVQQIRAAPNMRTDSPQNRYEISPKDYLRMDREARERGLEIIGFYHSHPDHPARPSAFDLENAWPGLVYVILTVNRGKAGAITAWVLSDDRSKFLPEEFANAADLKNFQF, from the coding sequence ATGCCGATCAGTTTTGAAAAATCTCATCTCGCTGAAATCCAGCGGCACGGCGAGGCAACTTATCCGCAAGAATGCTGCGGCTTTTTGCTCGGGCGTGCCGAGGCGGATCGCCGTATCGTGCAACAGATTCGGGCCGCGCCAAACATGCGTACCGATTCGCCACAAAATCGCTATGAGATTTCACCGAAGGATTATTTGCGCATGGACCGCGAGGCGCGCGAAAGGGGCTTGGAGATCATCGGCTTTTATCATTCGCATCCCGATCATCCAGCGCGGCCCTCGGCGTTTGACTTGGAAAACGCGTGGCCGGGGCTGGTCTATGTGATCTTGACCGTGAACCGGGGCAAAGCCGGCGCCATAACCGCGTGGGTTTTGTCGGATGATCGCAGCAAGTTTCTGCCGGAAGAATTTGCCAACGCCGCGGATTTAAAAAATTTTCAATTTTAG
- a CDS encoding nucleoside permease, translating to MNTKTYAQLSVMMFLQFFIWGAWFVTLGTHLGHIGFTGSQIGYTYLMNNIAAIVSPFFVGMIADRFFASQKVLGVLHLVGGFLMYLSSDITTVGALIGGLLLYNLSYMPTLALVNAVSFYQMESPDKQFPKVRVWGTIGWIVAGLVITFVLSDLFADVEKSAVPMKMAAIASIVMGLYSFTLPNTPPQNVGKEVTIGEVLGLKALRLLRERNFFIFVLCSLLISIPLAFYYNFTNLFLNELGMTGVAGKQTMGQMSEVIFMVLMPWFFVRLGVKKMLLVGMLAWVVRYALFATGDTGALVWMLYLGILLHGVCYDFFFVTGQIYVDQKAPKDVRASAQGFIALITYGVGIGLGSILSGNIVDAFTSEGVKHWGKIWWVPCAFAAAISLFFTLTFKNTSAEQKA from the coding sequence ATGAACACCAAAACCTACGCGCAGCTCAGCGTGATGATGTTTCTGCAATTTTTTATCTGGGGCGCCTGGTTCGTCACGTTGGGCACGCATCTGGGGCACATTGGATTTACCGGCAGTCAAATCGGCTACACCTATTTGATGAACAACATCGCGGCAATCGTGTCGCCGTTCTTTGTCGGAATGATCGCCGACCGGTTCTTTGCCTCGCAAAAGGTGCTGGGAGTTTTGCATTTGGTCGGCGGCTTTCTCATGTATCTGTCGTCCGACATCACCACCGTTGGTGCGTTGATCGGCGGCTTGCTGCTGTATAATCTCTCCTACATGCCGACCCTCGCTTTGGTCAACGCCGTTTCATTTTACCAAATGGAAAGTCCGGACAAGCAATTCCCCAAAGTGCGGGTGTGGGGTACCATCGGCTGGATCGTCGCCGGTTTGGTGATCACGTTCGTTCTTTCCGACCTCTTTGCCGATGTTGAAAAAAGCGCGGTGCCGATGAAAATGGCGGCCATCGCGTCCATCGTGATGGGATTGTACTCCTTCACGCTGCCGAACACGCCGCCGCAGAACGTCGGCAAAGAGGTGACAATTGGGGAAGTCCTCGGTCTCAAAGCGCTGCGCCTGCTCAGAGAACGCAACTTTTTCATCTTCGTGCTTTGCTCGCTGCTCATCTCCATTCCGCTGGCGTTCTATTACAATTTCACCAACTTGTTTTTGAACGAGCTGGGCATGACCGGCGTGGCGGGCAAACAAACCATGGGGCAAATGTCGGAAGTCATTTTTATGGTTCTCATGCCGTGGTTTTTCGTCCGGCTCGGCGTGAAAAAAATGCTGCTGGTCGGCATGTTGGCGTGGGTGGTTCGTTACGCGCTTTTTGCCACCGGCGATACCGGCGCTTTGGTTTGGATGCTCTACCTCGGCATTTTGCTGCACGGCGTCTGCTACGATTTCTTCTTTGTCACCGGCCAAATTTACGTTGACCAAAAGGCGCCGAAGGACGTCCGCGCCAGCGCCCAGGGTTTTATCGCGTTGATCACCTATGGCGTCGGCATCGGACTGGGTTCGATTCTCTCCGGCAACATTGTCGATGCGTTTACTTCCGAGGGCGTAAAGCATTGGGGGAAAATCTGGTGGGTGCCCTGCGCCTTCGCGGCGGCGATCTCCCTGTTCTTCACGTTGACGTTCAAAAATACTTCCGCCGAGCAAAAAGCGTGA
- a CDS encoding glycosyltransferase family 9 protein, whose product MKAPQKILVIKLRAIGDVILATPVLENLRLAFPRAHIDFLTEKMCAPIVTGHPALNEILILDRQQARAGWKLIRQVRARRYDLVLDLFGNPRSALLTRLSGAPQRVGFRFRVRRHAYNIQVEPRSDRVHEVEFNLDALRAMEIPVVTRRLFVAIDAESENFAARFWRENDLENRLVIGVNASGGWYTKRWPLEAFAQLGGRLQRELNAAVLLLWGPGEHDDVKTITRLMPQPPLLAPPANLKQLAALLARLALLVSNDSGPLHLAAAMGTPVAGIYGPTRPDLQGPWGEGHAIAVKAGLACLGCNGVTCKIVTHDCMKKLPVEAVWEAVQKCLV is encoded by the coding sequence ATGAAAGCCCCGCAAAAAATCCTCGTCATCAAGCTGCGCGCCATCGGCGACGTGATCTTGGCCACGCCGGTGTTGGAAAATTTGCGGCTGGCATTTCCCCGGGCGCACATCGACTTTCTCACCGAGAAAATGTGCGCGCCGATTGTGACCGGCCATCCAGCGCTCAATGAAATTTTGATTTTGGATCGGCAACAGGCTCGTGCCGGCTGGAAACTCATCCGGCAAGTTCGCGCCCGCCGGTATGATCTCGTGCTCGATCTCTTTGGCAACCCGCGCAGCGCGCTGTTGACACGGCTGAGCGGCGCGCCGCAGCGCGTCGGGTTTCGTTTTCGTGTCCGGCGCCATGCTTACAACATCCAAGTCGAGCCACGGAGCGACCGCGTGCACGAAGTCGAATTCAATCTGGATGCGCTGCGGGCGATGGAAATTCCTGTTGTGACGCGGAGGCTTTTTGTCGCCATCGATGCCGAGAGTGAAAATTTTGCGGCGCGTTTTTGGCGCGAAAATGATTTGGAGAATCGTCTGGTGATCGGCGTGAACGCTTCCGGCGGCTGGTACACCAAGCGCTGGCCGCTGGAAGCGTTTGCGCAGCTCGGCGGCCGCCTGCAGCGCGAGCTGAACGCCGCCGTGCTGCTGTTGTGGGGACCGGGCGAACATGATGACGTCAAAACCATTACCCGCCTGATGCCGCAGCCGCCGCTCCTGGCGCCTCCGGCGAATCTCAAACAACTGGCCGCGCTGCTGGCGAGACTGGCGCTGCTGGTCTCGAACGATTCCGGCCCGCTGCATCTCGCCGCGGCGATGGGCACACCCGTCGCCGGCATTTATGGCCCGACGCGCCCGGATTTGCAAGGCCCTTGGGGCGAAGGCCACGCCATCGCCGTGAAAGCCGGACTTGCCTGTCTCGGCTGTAACGGCGTGACGTGCAAAATCGTGACGCACGATTGCATGAAAAAGTTGCCGGTCGAGGCGGTGTGGGAGGCGGTGCAAAAATGCCTTGTTTGA
- a CDS encoding alpha/beta hydrolase-fold protein, whose product MTRLCKGIHVVIILLFAIRSASFGQTFTPGPQVVTFFSDVDDTEQPYGLYLPKNFNPDRKYPLVIMLHGAGSNHRLALRRVFGKSNLPGETDVEATRYFPDWKEVDYIVASPYARGTMGYQGIAEKDVYDMLADVKRRFPIDEDRVYLTGLSMGGGGTLWLGLSRPDLWAALAPVCPAPPDGTAELAPNALNYPLHLFHGDADPVVAPSGVREWVKRLKELETKVEYTEYPGVGHNSWENAYQDGFIFTWFAPFQRNRHPDRVRFATSRYKYDRAYWVHIDQLTPGTLASIDAKFTAMNRLEISTFGLGAFTLHLAGHPKFTATRPVEVVIDGKKLTAKVTALLALSKREGKWVAAKYEAPANAKRPGAEGPISEVIAGRHLYVYGTADNPSPDELQARREQADHAANWSVDRGPFLRRVMVFPRVLADKEVRPSDLESSNIVLFGTKETNSLIAQFSEQLPMHFNAGAAGYGLVYVFPVGKHYFLINSGLPWWSVGGAASSANQTPLRRGFRPLYGPPGMLMDFKDYLLFKGSADNVIVEGRFDHNWRLPASDAEKMKATGAVSFPTVRNENQNCLFKNLKGASMPRRKPSKGKCAYCGAEIAKNGVSKHLSACSERQAIIKQAERKKGAVETLYHLRVQDATADADFWLDLEMRGSKTLKDLDSYLRHIWLECCGHMSQFSVGGWSGEEIPQSRKVDEVFSYENELTHIYDFGTESVTQVKVVGAREGKPTTARPIALMARNLMPESKCIECKQPASKWCMECLIEEDVWGTLCEQHAEEHEHDDYGGPIPLVNSPRLGLCGYDGPAEPPY is encoded by the coding sequence ATGACTCGTCTGTGTAAAGGTATTCATGTTGTGATCATCCTCCTGTTCGCGATCAGGAGCGCCTCGTTTGGCCAAACCTTCACGCCCGGGCCGCAAGTCGTCACGTTCTTCTCCGACGTCGATGACACGGAACAACCGTACGGTTTGTATTTGCCCAAAAATTTCAATCCGGACAGGAAGTATCCTCTCGTTATCATGCTGCACGGCGCCGGCTCGAATCATCGTCTGGCTCTGCGCCGCGTTTTCGGCAAGAGCAACCTGCCGGGAGAAACCGATGTGGAAGCCACGCGATATTTTCCCGACTGGAAAGAAGTGGACTACATCGTCGCTTCACCTTATGCTCGCGGCACCATGGGTTATCAGGGCATCGCAGAGAAAGATGTGTACGACATGCTTGCCGACGTGAAGAGGCGTTTCCCCATCGATGAAGATCGCGTGTACCTCACCGGCTTGTCGATGGGCGGCGGCGGCACATTGTGGCTGGGCTTGAGCCGGCCCGACCTGTGGGCCGCGCTCGCTCCGGTGTGTCCGGCTCCACCCGATGGCACGGCGGAACTGGCGCCAAACGCGCTCAATTATCCGTTGCACCTCTTTCACGGCGATGCCGATCCGGTCGTCGCTCCCAGCGGCGTTCGTGAATGGGTCAAGCGGCTCAAAGAACTGGAGACCAAAGTCGAGTATACGGAATATCCCGGAGTCGGGCATAACAGTTGGGAAAATGCATACCAGGATGGATTCATTTTCACCTGGTTTGCGCCGTTTCAACGAAATCGCCATCCCGATCGGGTTCGCTTCGCAACGAGTAGGTACAAATACGATCGCGCCTATTGGGTTCATATCGATCAGCTTACGCCGGGAACGCTGGCGAGCATCGACGCAAAGTTCACCGCCATGAATCGCCTCGAGATTTCAACTTTCGGGCTCGGCGCCTTCACGTTGCATCTCGCCGGCCATCCGAAATTCACCGCGACTCGACCGGTCGAAGTGGTCATCGACGGCAAGAAGCTTACGGCAAAGGTGACGGCGTTGCTGGCGCTTTCAAAACGCGAGGGCAAATGGGTGGCGGCGAAATATGAAGCGCCTGCGAATGCGAAGCGGCCGGGCGCGGAGGGTCCGATCAGCGAAGTCATTGCTGGCCGTCACCTCTATGTTTACGGCACCGCAGACAATCCCTCACCCGATGAATTGCAGGCCCGGCGCGAGCAGGCCGATCACGCAGCCAACTGGTCGGTGGATCGCGGCCCCTTCCTCCGCCGCGTGATGGTGTTCCCGCGCGTGTTGGCCGACAAAGAGGTGAGGCCGAGCGATCTGGAGAGTTCAAATATTGTTTTGTTTGGGACGAAAGAAACCAACAGCCTGATCGCGCAATTCAGCGAGCAATTGCCCATGCATTTCAACGCCGGCGCGGCAGGTTATGGATTGGTCTATGTTTTTCCCGTTGGGAAACATTATTTTCTGATCAATTCCGGCTTGCCCTGGTGGTCGGTTGGCGGTGCCGCTTCCAGCGCAAATCAAACTCCGCTGCGCCGCGGCTTTCGGCCCTTGTACGGCCCGCCCGGCATGTTGATGGATTTTAAAGATTATCTTCTCTTCAAAGGTTCGGCGGACAATGTGATCGTCGAGGGCCGCTTTGATCACAATTGGCGATTGCCGGCGTCGGATGCCGAAAAAATGAAAGCAACAGGCGCGGTCAGCTTCCCCACGGTGCGGAACGAAAACCAGAATTGTCTTTTCAAAAATCTGAAAGGAGCCAGCATGCCTCGCCGCAAGCCATCAAAAGGAAAATGCGCCTACTGCGGCGCAGAGATCGCCAAGAACGGCGTGAGCAAGCACCTATCGGCTTGCTCCGAACGCCAGGCGATCATCAAACAAGCCGAACGCAAGAAAGGCGCTGTCGAAACGTTGTATCATCTCCGCGTGCAGGACGCGACAGCGGACGCGGACTTTTGGCTGGATTTGGAAATGCGCGGTTCCAAAACTTTGAAAGACCTCGACTCTTATCTGCGCCACATTTGGCTGGAGTGCTGCGGGCACATGAGCCAATTTTCAGTTGGGGGTTGGAGTGGGGAAGAAATTCCCCAGAGCCGAAAAGTTGACGAAGTTTTCTCCTACGAGAACGAGCTCACACATATTTATGATTTCGGGACTGAATCCGTAACCCAGGTCAAAGTCGTTGGCGCGCGAGAAGGCAAACCCACCACCGCCCGTCCGATCGCCCTCATGGCGCGCAATCTGATGCCGGAATCCAAGTGTATCGAGTGCAAACAGCCGGCGTCGAAATGGTGCATGGAATGCCTGATCGAAGAAGACGTTTGGGGGACACTGTGTGAGCAACACGCTGAGGAGCATGAGCATGACGATTATGGCGGGCCAATCCCTCTGGTAAATTCACCACGGCTGGGACTGTGTGGTTATGACGGCCCGGCTGAGCCGCCGTATTAA
- a CDS encoding DUF1080 domain-containing protein yields the protein MRCFLLTILILLLNFSCVVKQDNTWISLFNGKNLDGWKVKIAGYELNENFGNTFRVENGVLKVSYDQYEKFDGKFGHLFYKDKLSHYRLRIEYRFVGEQCPEGPDWAFRNSGVMLHCQSPESMTTEQSFPVSIEAQFLGGNGKDERPTGNLCTPGTHVVMNGRLITQHCINSRSETFHGDQWVTMEVEVRGDSTIKHLVNGKLVLEYEKPQLDDGDPDAQKLILTGEKRLREGYIALQAESHPIEFRKVEILILKGNE from the coding sequence ATGCGATGCTTTCTGTTGACCATTTTAATTCTTCTTTTAAATTTTTCCTGCGTGGTGAAGCAAGACAATACCTGGATCAGCCTTTTCAACGGCAAGAACCTCGACGGCTGGAAAGTCAAGATTGCGGGATATGAATTGAATGAAAACTTCGGCAACACTTTCCGTGTCGAAAATGGCGTGCTGAAGGTGTCTTACGATCAGTATGAAAAGTTTGACGGAAAATTCGGACATCTTTTTTACAAGGACAAGCTCTCGCACTATCGCTTGCGCATTGAGTATCGATTTGTCGGCGAGCAGTGTCCCGAAGGCCCGGATTGGGCGTTTCGCAACAGCGGCGTGATGCTGCACTGCCAGTCGCCGGAGAGCATGACGACGGAGCAGAGTTTCCCGGTTTCGATTGAGGCGCAGTTTCTCGGCGGCAACGGCAAGGATGAGCGCCCAACCGGCAATCTCTGCACGCCCGGTACGCATGTGGTGATGAATGGCCGGCTGATTACCCAGCACTGCATCAACTCGCGCTCAGAAACTTTTCACGGCGATCAATGGGTGACGATGGAAGTCGAAGTGCGCGGCGATTCGACGATTAAACATCTCGTCAACGGCAAACTCGTATTGGAATACGAGAAGCCACAACTCGACGACGGCGATCCCGATGCGCAGAAGCTGATCCTCACCGGCGAAAAGAGGCTGCGCGAAGGCTACATCGCCCTGCAGGCTGAAAGCCATCCGATCGAGTTTCGGAAGGTGGAAATTCTGATATTGAAAGGAAACGAATGA
- a CDS encoding cysteine synthase family protein has protein sequence MLVGNTPLLDLSRYSPKPAVKIFAKAEWTNPGRSVKDRAASRIIRTAMQRGELGHDRILLDSTSGNTGVAYALFGAVLGIRVRLVIPENVSRFQKNLLRAYDADVVWSSSQEGSDGAMHVARAMFAENPRRYFYADQYGNAENWRAHYYSTAPEIWRQTRGRVTHFVAGLGTTGTFVGTGRRLLEFDSNIRLISFQPDSPFHGLEGLKHLPTAMMPAIYDDRLAHENLEIATETAQHWVRELARREGLLIGLSSGAALEACRRVAAQLDTGVIVTIFPDGGERYLDDDFWGRT, from the coding sequence ATGCTGGTTGGCAACACCCCCCTGCTCGATCTCTCGCGCTATTCGCCGAAACCGGCGGTCAAAATTTTTGCGAAAGCCGAATGGACGAATCCGGGTCGCTCGGTGAAAGACCGCGCCGCCAGCCGGATTATTCGCACCGCCATGCAGCGCGGCGAATTGGGTCACGACCGTATTTTGCTCGACTCCACTTCCGGCAACACCGGCGTCGCGTACGCGCTGTTTGGCGCGGTGCTCGGCATTCGTGTGCGCCTGGTCATTCCGGAAAACGTCAGCCGCTTTCAAAAAAATCTTTTGCGGGCCTACGATGCGGACGTCGTCTGGAGCAGCAGCCAGGAAGGCTCTGACGGCGCGATGCACGTGGCGCGCGCGATGTTCGCGGAAAATCCGCGGCGTTATTTTTATGCTGATCAATACGGCAACGCGGAAAATTGGAGGGCGCATTATTACAGCACCGCACCGGAAATTTGGCGGCAAACCCGCGGACGGGTGACGCATTTCGTTGCCGGCCTGGGAACGACCGGCACTTTTGTTGGGACCGGACGCCGGCTGCTGGAATTCGATTCGAACATTCGTTTGATTTCTTTTCAACCGGACTCGCCGTTTCATGGCCTCGAGGGATTGAAACATTTGCCGACCGCCATGATGCCGGCGATTTACGACGACCGGCTGGCCCACGAGAATTTGGAAATCGCCACCGAAACGGCGCAGCATTGGGTTCGCGAACTGGCGCGGCGCGAAGGTTTGCTCATCGGTCTTTCTTCCGGCGCGGCGCTCGAGGCCTGCCGCCGGGTTGCGGCGCAACTCGATACGGGTGTCATCGTCACAATTTTTCCCGATGGCGGCGAGCGGTATCTCGATGACGATTTCTGGGGACGTACCTAA